One segment of Aquimarina sp. BL5 DNA contains the following:
- the gap gene encoding type I glyceraldehyde-3-phosphate dehydrogenase: protein MNTPIRVAINGFGRIGRNLFRLLIDHPDIEVIAINDLADAKTLSHLLKYDSIHGVLTHDISYKDNSIVVNNKSIYLLNEKYPSDCNWQKHNIDIVVEATGKFKTKEAAQQHITAGAKKVILSAPPLEDSIKTIVLGVNEHILNGKETIISNASCTTNNAAPMIKVIDELCGIEQAYITTIHSYTTDQSLHDQPHRDLRRARAASQSIVPTTTGAAKALTKIFPKLSNVIGGCGIRVPVPDGSLTDITFNVKKETSIEEINNAFKNASESHLKDILAYTEDPIVSVDIIGNPHSCVFDSLMTSVIGKMVKIIGWYDNEIGYSNRIIDLIINICKK, encoded by the coding sequence ATGAATACACCTATAAGAGTAGCCATTAACGGATTTGGAAGAATCGGTCGTAATCTTTTTAGATTATTAATCGATCATCCAGATATTGAAGTTATAGCAATAAATGATCTTGCTGATGCCAAAACACTAAGTCATCTTCTTAAGTACGACAGTATACATGGAGTTTTAACCCATGACATATCTTATAAAGACAATTCTATTGTAGTTAATAACAAGTCAATCTATTTACTAAACGAAAAATATCCTAGTGACTGTAACTGGCAAAAACATAATATTGATATCGTTGTAGAAGCAACAGGAAAATTTAAAACTAAAGAAGCTGCCCAACAACACATTACTGCTGGAGCTAAAAAAGTTATTCTTTCGGCTCCTCCTCTAGAAGATTCAATAAAAACTATTGTATTAGGTGTCAATGAACATATTCTCAATGGTAAGGAGACCATTATATCTAATGCGTCTTGTACAACCAATAATGCTGCTCCGATGATCAAAGTAATAGATGAACTTTGTGGTATTGAGCAAGCATACATAACAACAATTCACAGCTATACGACAGATCAAAGTTTACACGATCAACCTCATAGAGACCTAAGAAGAGCACGAGCAGCAAGCCAATCCATAGTCCCCACAACAACTGGAGCTGCAAAAGCATTAACAAAGATTTTTCCCAAATTAAGTAATGTTATAGGAGGATGTGGGATTAGGGTTCCAGTTCCAGATGGATCACTAACTGACATAACATTTAATGTAAAAAAAGAAACATCTATAGAGGAAATCAATAATGCTTTCAAAAATGCTTCAGAATCTCATCTAAAAGATATTTTAGCGTACACAGAAGATCCAATCGTATCAGTAGATATCATAGGAAATCCGCATTCTTGTGTTTTCGACTCTCTAATGACTTCAGTTATAGGAAAAATGGTGAAAATTATAGGTTGGTATGATAATGAAATAGGATATAGTAACAGAATAATAGATTTAATTATCAACATTTGTAAGAAATAA
- the lipA gene encoding lipoyl synthase, whose protein sequence is MNNDVTIVAPPKGKPKWLRVKLPTGKKYTELRGLVDKYNLHTICTSGSCPNMGECWSEGTATFMILGNICTRSCGFCGVKTGRPETVDWEEPEKVARSIKIMNIKHAVVTSVDRDDLADGGSIIWAETIQAIRRMNPETTLETLIPDFQGKTKNIDRIIAVKPEVVSHNMETVKRLTREVRIQAKYEQSLQVLKYLKDNGINRTKSGIMLGLGETEEEVIQVLKDLRAVNLDIVTIGQYLQPSKKHLPVKQFITPDQFKKYEEIGLEMGFRHVESGALVRSSYKAQKHLT, encoded by the coding sequence ATGAATAATGACGTTACTATTGTAGCTCCTCCAAAAGGAAAACCAAAATGGTTACGGGTAAAACTACCAACCGGAAAAAAATACACCGAACTTCGAGGTTTAGTCGATAAATATAACTTACATACAATATGCACTTCAGGAAGCTGTCCTAACATGGGAGAATGTTGGAGTGAGGGTACTGCTACTTTCATGATACTCGGTAATATTTGTACCAGATCTTGTGGTTTTTGTGGTGTGAAAACAGGAAGACCAGAAACTGTAGATTGGGAAGAACCTGAAAAAGTTGCCCGTTCTATAAAAATTATGAATATCAAACATGCCGTGGTAACCTCTGTAGATAGAGATGACTTAGCGGATGGAGGGTCTATCATCTGGGCGGAAACGATTCAGGCAATTCGTCGAATGAATCCTGAAACCACCTTAGAAACTTTAATCCCCGATTTCCAGGGGAAGACTAAAAACATAGATAGGATTATAGCTGTAAAACCAGAAGTTGTTTCGCATAATATGGAAACAGTGAAAAGACTTACAAGAGAAGTTCGTATTCAGGCTAAATATGAACAAAGCCTTCAGGTTCTTAAATATTTAAAGGATAACGGTATCAATCGCACAAAAAGCGGAATCATGCTAGGTCTTGGTGAAACTGAAGAAGAAGTTATACAGGTTCTTAAAGACCTAAGAGCTGTAAATCTGGATATCGTAACCATCGGACAATATCTACAACCGAGTAAGAAACATTTACCAGTAAAACAATTCATTACACCAGATCAATTTAAAAAATATGAAGAGATCGGGTTAGAAATGGGCTTCAGACATGTAGAAAGCGGAGCATTAGTTCGCTCTTCTTACAAAGCTCAAAAGCATCTGACTTAA
- a CDS encoding RNA polymerase sigma factor, whose amino-acid sequence MSLEKELFTLSEHIKKAKEGKQASFNYLLDTFWNDVFNFQLKRTQNEYEAEDISIQSFSKAFDKIDTFKEEYNFKTWLIQISKNIHIDLLRKKNASIRSKTTTEVDDVVYKIIDDTPTPEDKLITEQNLAQLLRYIKQLKPHYQEVINLRYFQELSYKEISEVLDEPMNNVKVKLLRARKLLAEIITNKKEN is encoded by the coding sequence ATTTCATTGGAAAAAGAACTCTTCACACTATCTGAACATATAAAAAAGGCTAAAGAAGGCAAACAAGCATCCTTTAATTATCTTTTAGATACTTTTTGGAATGATGTCTTTAATTTTCAACTTAAGAGAACTCAAAATGAGTATGAAGCAGAAGATATATCTATTCAGAGTTTTTCTAAAGCATTCGATAAAATAGACACATTTAAAGAAGAATATAATTTTAAGACTTGGTTAATCCAAATTTCAAAAAATATTCATATCGATCTATTAAGAAAAAAAAACGCTTCAATACGTTCTAAAACAACTACCGAAGTTGATGATGTTGTTTATAAAATAATAGATGACACACCAACACCCGAAGATAAATTGATTACTGAGCAAAATCTTGCCCAATTACTTAGATATATCAAACAGCTGAAACCACATTATCAAGAGGTTATAAACCTACGATATTTTCAAGAATTGAGTTATAAAGAAATTTCTGAAGTATTAGATGAACCCATGAATAATGTAAAAGTAAAATTACTAAGAGCCAGAAAACTTCTTGCAGAAATTATTACTAATAAAAAAGAGAATTAA
- a CDS encoding membrane or secreted protein — protein MKLVLLTVGLLLIAFAGIAIKLWAKKDGKFAGTCASQSPFLNKEGESCSMCGKTPDQYANCNETEHSK, from the coding sequence ATGAAACTGGTATTACTTACAGTTGGTCTTCTATTAATAGCCTTTGCGGGAATTGCTATTAAATTATGGGCCAAAAAGGATGGGAAATTTGCAGGAACCTGCGCAAGCCAAAGTCCTTTCCTTAATAAGGAGGGCGAGTCTTGTTCTATGTGCGGCAAGACCCCTGATCAATATGCTAACTGTAATGAAACAGAGCACTCTAAATAA
- the murB gene encoding UDP-N-acetylmuramate dehydrogenase codes for MKIERNKSLKKHNTFGINVKAAEFIKINSEKELTETLSIHKERNIFILSGGSNMLLTQNLEALVLHIAIKGITTSSQPDSSVLVSANAGENWHDFVQFCIDNDFGGLENLSLIPGYVGSAPIQNIGAYGVELKDSFISCEAIHVISGAKKHFTKEECNFGYRNSIFKNELKGNYIITKVTFRLTTKDHVLNTSYGAIENALKEKNITSPTIKDISEAVIAIRKSKLPDPKEIGNSGSFFKNPVITSKNFAELQKLHPDIPFYQVDKNNTKIPAGWLIEQSGFKGKRWGDAGVHAKQALVLVNYDNASGQELLELSKRIQKTVKEKFGIILETEVNII; via the coding sequence AGCAGCAGAGTTTATAAAAATCAATTCTGAAAAAGAGCTTACAGAGACACTTTCTATACATAAGGAAAGAAATATTTTCATCCTTAGTGGCGGAAGCAATATGTTGCTTACTCAAAATTTAGAAGCACTAGTCCTTCATATTGCGATTAAAGGGATTACAACTAGCTCCCAACCTGATAGTTCAGTATTAGTTTCTGCCAATGCTGGGGAAAATTGGCATGATTTTGTTCAATTCTGTATCGATAATGACTTTGGAGGATTAGAAAATTTATCACTAATACCTGGATATGTAGGAAGTGCTCCGATTCAAAACATTGGTGCATATGGCGTAGAACTAAAAGATAGCTTTATCAGTTGCGAAGCTATTCATGTTATCAGTGGTGCAAAAAAACACTTCACAAAAGAAGAATGCAATTTTGGATATAGAAATTCTATTTTTAAAAACGAATTAAAAGGAAATTATATAATTACAAAAGTAACTTTTAGGTTAACTACTAAAGATCATGTTTTGAATACAAGCTACGGAGCTATTGAAAACGCATTAAAAGAGAAAAATATTACATCCCCAACAATTAAAGACATTTCAGAAGCTGTTATAGCTATCCGTAAAAGCAAATTACCAGACCCCAAAGAAATTGGTAATAGCGGAAGTTTTTTTAAAAACCCTGTAATCACTTCAAAAAATTTTGCCGAGCTTCAAAAATTACACCCTGACATTCCTTTTTATCAGGTAGACAAGAATAATACTAAAATTCCGGCAGGATGGCTTATTGAACAAAGCGGGTTTAAAGGGAAACGCTGGGGTGATGCTGGTGTACACGCTAAACAAGCACTAGTACTGGTAAACTACGATAACGCAAGTGGACAGGAACTATTAGAACTCTCTAAAAGAATTCAAAAAACCGTTAAAGAAAAATTTGGAATTATATTAGAAACTGAGGTAAACATAATTTAA